Genomic segment of Esox lucius isolate fEsoLuc1 chromosome 15, fEsoLuc1.pri, whole genome shotgun sequence:
cttgctctctctggGATGGGACAGAGATAACAGGAAGTACACAATTGATTTATTACAGTCTTCTGAGAGCCCATTATCATTTTTGATGAAATTGTGGCCCATTCTAATTGTTTATGACATAGGAATACAATTGCAGGAGGACAGGACAACACACAGTAGCACATAaggtacatttacaaataaacactatatACAATATAGCATGACATACAGATAGAGCAGCTGTTTAGGAGGTGGTTTAATTATATAGCAGCTCAGTTAGTTTTGGAAGGAATGAGTGTTGATTAAAGTGTCAAAATGTAAGGGATTCTTGCAAGTCATCCCAATCACTggttgaaatgaaatgaatgacagCCAAAAGATGTCTGGGCTATAGGACTGATGGATGCGAGATGTCTGGCCTATAGGAGTGATGGATGTGAGATGTCTGGGCTATGGGAGTGATGGATGTGAGATGTCTGGGCTATAGGAGTGTTCGATGTGAGATGTCTGGGCTATAGGAGTGATGGATGTGAGATGTCTGGGCTATATGAGTGATGGATGTGACATGTCTGGGCTATATGAGTGATGGAGGTGACATGTCTGGGCTATAGGAGTGATGGATGTGACATGTCTGGGCTATAGGAGTGATGGATGTGAGATGTCTGGGCTATAGGAGTGATGGATGTGAGATGTCTGGGCTATAGGAGTGATGGATGTGAGATGTCTGGGCTATAGGAGTGATGGATGTGAGATGTCTGGGCTATAGTATTCGATGTCTACAGCACCAGAGATCAGGCCACTATTGACATAGCCGATGTTGGATTAGAGCTGGAATAGAGGGGGATTTGTCTTTCCAAAAGGGTGAAAAAGACTACATATTGTTCCAGTTGAGTATCATAAAAAAAAGGAACCATATCGGCAAGGCCAATTACAGTTGAAGGTGCGGACATATTTCATGTCATTCTGACCAAAGCACTTCATGGCATAGTACTATATGAATAGCCCGACCCCCTCACCTGTTTCTCAAGGACAGCTGCTTCATGCTTGGCTTTGAGGGatctctcctcctcagctcggaccctctcctcctcctccttccgcTTCCTCTCCTGTATCAGCCCCAGGGCCTCAGCCTCTAGCCGAGCCCGCTCCTCTGCCCTCCTGTGCTCCAACTCCTCTCTGCCTCGCCTGTGATTCCGCATAGCATGATAAAACACCACACAATGCAACTCACTGCCATACAAATGAATGTGAACCTCAGAAGACGAGCGAAATTCCACCTTAGAATCCCTAGAAAGGCTTTAGAAAATCGATTGGATTCAATGAAGACAATGTAGGGATGCACAGGTCAACTGGCTGATATTTGCTTAACGTAGCTGATCAGGAATCAGCTAATGATCTTCCTTTCTACTGGCCCATAAAACGTGAGCCAAACATCTTCTTTCACTGAGCTTTTTTTCCTCATGAGTTCTTATCACGCCCGTCTGCTATAAACTGCAGCAGCTCTGGAACAACTTCAGTGGGTTCACCACAGCTTTACTTTATTATGGATCCATGAAGTCAGCAATATAGGGTTGATTGTGGGAACGCTAACAGTGGTTGTTAACAATTGGCAGCCATCACTGACGGGAACAACATCACAATGCTGAACTTGATTCAACTGGAAAGATTGAAGTGCAGTGCTGGATTCTGTCCCCACACAGCCGTGCAGCACAGTGTGGATCGGTCGGTGCAACCCCTGACTCAGATTGTGTTCACACTGGGAAGATGAAGAATGGTTCTGTAGAAGAGATGCGAAGACCAATGGTGGCTCTTTGTCCTTACCTTTCTACTTCCGCCCTGCGCAAGTTCTCcgcctcctctttctccctcatcaAACgggcctctctcctcttctcggCCAGGAGACGTGAGGCCTCTTCCGGGTCCATAGTACCGGCAGAGGGCCTATTCACGGACGGGGTTTCAGGATGGGCTGCCGAGGAGGTGGACATTTAAATAGAAGTCAGTCagaacccaaaacacacagaaccaaacgtcctgtctgtttttcaatGACTAGAACAAGAATCCATGCATTGTCTGAGCAAACCTGGACTTGACCGACCCTACACTGAAGAATACAATAACTGAAATGTATCTAGGAAGTTTTGGTAAAAACAGCAGTTGGTGGTTTTTATATGGTCACCTGCACGGTCTCCAGTTGTAGGTGTAGTGATGGTCTGAGGTTCTGGTGAGTGTTGGAAGGCTTGAATCTGGTCCCATGCCGCTGCCAAGGTCCTGATAGGACGTGAGTTCCCAGGGGAGAGGGCAGAGTTGGGGACTGGAAGAGCATCCTCCTCTGGTACTGGATCCAGTTCCGTTTCCATCTGCTGTGATGGGAGCTGTCTGATCCCAGATTTAAGTCTGATCACAGGTCTACTGAAAAACAAGATGAAGTACAAAATAAGTACAAAATAAGAGCAggaaaagaaagatgatttttaaatgaatgtaccTTAATGTACAGAATAGATTAGAAAATCAGGTGTGTTGCACAAACATTCTCATGTGTATAAAAGTGTAGTACATGATAACGAGTTTGCTTGATGACATCATTCAGATGTATTAAGAGACGGACCGTCACATACCGTTCTGTGAAGTGAGTTGCAGCTCTGCTCTCTGGGTTTGTGGGTAATGCTTTCACGCCACCATTGGGTGTCTGGGGCTGTTGTCTAGTTCTCATGGccactctctcattctccttTTCATGTGCTGCTTTAAGCTTCATAAGAAATCAAGACAACTTAGAACATCACCACACCACATTCTTTTGGGGACCGCAGCTTTAAGATTTAAGAGTGATTGAGGTTTCCAGAGAAGGAAAATGTGCCTTTAAACCTTTCAAAAGTGCATATTGGGTAAAATATGACATCATTATCTACCTAACAATACAGCATAAATTATAGTAAAATGTAGGAATGTAAATAAGTCAGTTTAATGTCTTCTTACAAAGAGGTTTGTACATGACTCAATGAATAAACAAAACCACCATTCCACCAGCCATTCACAATCAGAGAAATAAAAGGAGAAATCTCTGTGCTTCCACTGACTCATTACCTGGGCCACGTTGACGGACCTGTGGCTTGTGCGGCCCAGACTGCGAGAGGCGGCTACCTGGTAGTTTGTCTGGATGACTGGCCGGTTGTCCTCACGGAGGTCTGCCTGTGCTCGGTGGTGGTCTGGTGTGCCGTAGCGGTGTGGTGATTTGTGAGAGTTGGAGGCAGTGGCAGGCATGGAGTGGCATGAAACTGAACGGGGACAGACATGGACAACTGTAccggtgtgtttgtttcatatTGTGGGGAGAAATGGCGTGTGGGTTAGCAAGGGATAAAGCGAAAGAATGTCAGTGTGCCAAAAAGTGGttggaaaaaaaaggaaaggaagGAAAGCGCAAAAGTTAGCCGATCATTTGATTGAAGAGTTTCGGATTCAGCAGCTAAATATTTTCTCATGTCTGAAACTCTATTCGACCTAACTCCGGCGTATTTAAATTCCTTTTATTTATCCAATTAAAAGCTGGTCTTTATAACTGTCTAAATATAACTGTTATAGATCAGGGCCAATACCTTCTTCTATTGACTGACCACTCTTACTTCTGCTCCTGCTCCTGGCAAGGTATGAGCAAGTGGGAATGAGGAGGCGACTGACCAGAGCCTTCTCCCAAGCGGTCAGGGGAGAGCGGCGAGGAGCTACAGCAGTAGGGACAAGCATAGTAGAGAAAAGCCAACACACAATGACAATGATAAAGATAGAAAAGGGAAGTTAGAAAGGACGTGGAAAGTCTTGATAGGTGTTAAAAGGTTATGGGGGAGAATAAGCTTGGCATCATAAGAGGATGAAATAAAGTCAAATAAACACTTAGAAAGTAACACCCACTGTGGGGGACAGGGAAGCATTTTTATTTACCCCTCTTGTTGTTGGTTTTCTTCCCTCCATGGCCTTGACTGAGTCTTTGTTTGGGCCTGTGGCTCTGCTCCAAGGTCTTCTTCATCACCAACTCATAGCGCTCCTTCAGACAACCAAACAAACCTCGGTTTAACAAACTAGACTTTTGATAAGGTAACTTCCACAACATTGTATTGAGCCTAGTCTCACTAATTAGACAGGTTGCCTCCTATAATGTTAACAATGTTCCAGCACGTGTTCTACATCTGGGATCCCCAAGATGATATAAAGCTCCAGAAACCGAAGAGaatttattctatttctatgacTGTGCATTCAAAACCTCTGGCTTCGgatatttacagaaaatgtggaaaaatctgtttttctggAATTACAAGAGCAGTTTTATTGTTGTGGTACAACTCTCACTGGGAAATGCTGTAATGATGACCACAATAACTACTGACCAATGCTGCTGCCCCCCCCCAGGCACAATAACTTACTGTCTCCTCCTTCATCCTCagcttcctcttctcctccacgGCAGTGCGCCTCCTtgcctccttttctctctgttcctgcagcctcttcttcctctcctccagcaGCTGCTCATAGTGACGCATGGCCCGCTCCTCTCGAGCCAACCGACCACGTTCTCTGGAAACTATAAACATATTCATTCCTTTGAATTTATAATCTACAGTTTTTGCATCTATCTATGGGTAAATTCATTACTGAAATCTACCCATTTATTCTTGTAGAATATAACTCAGTCCAACTCTCATGCCCCATCAGAAGCcagaatatatacttttttaaatagattaaatgtaaacaaacagtgGATAGCCTCAAACCATGGTGAAAACTAAGAAGTGGTTATAgcaattacagacttcttcTTAAACTGAATCGTAGGTGACGCGTCCTCAAACAGTTTTGGTTACAGGAGCCCCTGGGTATAGACCAGGTACCGCCAAGGGGGATAGGACCACAGGTTGAGAACCCAACATTATATCATGAGGGGTTGCTCATGATTCGGATTTCTATTCCGGCTACACACCAAGTTGTTTTATTTGCTCCTCCCTCCGCTGCAG
This window contains:
- the LOC105015382 gene encoding ensconsin isoform X5 is translated as MPCSVPSTSMAVIQAKKPRETPSKGNAPQEDRKSLCTRDNQDNQKDCRAGRQGEKGTEERSSNSEKRRAVVYSPASIKSTLISTNRTSHGNPTAPGGPQALKVDDRLRLAKERREEHEKQLVSRELGWLAREERARRLYEQKLEERKRRLQEQREKEEKRRTALQRREEQIKQLVSRERGRLAREERAMRHYEQLLEERKKRLQEQREKEARRRTAVEEKRKLRMKEETERYELVMKKTLEQSHRPKQRLSQGHGGKKTNNKRAPRRSPLTAWEKALVSRLLIPTCSYLARSRSRSKSGQSIEEVVHVCPRSVSCHSMPATASNSHKSPHRYGTPDHHRAQADLREDNRPVIQTNYQLKAAHEKENERVAMRTRQQPQTPNGGVKALPTNPESRAATHFTERRPVIRLKSGIRQLPSQQMETELDPVPEEDALPVPNSALSPGNSRPIRTLAAAWDQIQAFQHSPEPQTITTPTTGDRAAHPETPSVNRPSAGTMDPEEASRLLAEKRREARLMREKEEAENLRRAEVERRGREELEHRRAEERARLEAEALGLIQERKRKEEEERVRAEEERSLKAKHEAAVLEKQREQEEAHAREKAEQQRLEREKHFQKEEEQRQERKKRLELIMRRTRKPSAEDKEPVLNGNSTEEPHPKENTKPVRKSNSCLEEVINLGVVTGTKPSKLGLNEVEENMVPVVAFKERRYRSLRTLTGMEEIQAHQRAEVI
- the LOC105015382 gene encoding MAP7 domain-containing protein 1 isoform X6 yields the protein MPCSVPSTSMAVIQAKKPRETPSKGNAPQEDRKSLCTRDNQDNQKDCRAGRQGEKGTEERSSNSEKRRAVVYSPASIKSTLISTNRTSHGNPTAPGGPQALKVDDRLRLAKERREEHEKQLVSRELGWLAREERARRLYEQKLEERKRRLQEQREKEEKRRTALQRREEQIKQLVSRERGRLAREERAMRHYEQLLEERKKRLQEQREKEARRRTAVEEKRKLRMKEETERYELVMKKTLEQSHRPKQRLSQGHGGKKTNNKRVSCHSMPATASNSHKSPHRYGTPDHHRAQADLREDNRPVIQTNYQVAASRSLGRTSHRSVNVAQLKAAHEKENERVAMRTRQQPQTPNGGVKALPTNPESRAATHFTERRPVIRLKSGIRQLPSQQMETELDPVPEEDALPVPNSALSPGNSRPIRTLAAAWDQIQAFQHSPEPQTITTPTTGDRAAHPETPSVNRPSAGTMDPEEASRLLAEKRREARLMREKEEAENLRRAEVERRGREELEHRRAEERARLEAEALGLIQERKRKEEEERVRAEEERSLKAKHEAAVLEKQREQEEAHAREKAEQQRLEREKHFQKEEEQRQERKKRLELIMRRTRKPSAEDKEPVLNGNSTEEPHPKENTKPVRKSNSCLEEVINLGVVTGTKPSKLGLNEVEENMVPVVAFKERRYRSLRTLTGMEEIQAHQRAEVI
- the LOC105015382 gene encoding ensconsin isoform X4 codes for the protein MPCSVPSTSMAVIQAKKPRETPSKGNAPQEDRKSLCTRDNQDNQKDCRAGRQGEKGTEERSSNSEKRRAVVYSPASIKSTLISTNRTSHGNPTAPGGPQALKVDDRLRLAKERREEHEKQLVSRELGWLAREERARRLYEQKLEERKRRLQEQREKEEKRRTALQRREEQIKQLVSRERGRLAREERAMRHYEQLLEERKKRLQEQREKEARRRTAVEEKRKLRMKEETERYELVMKKTLEQSHRPKQRLSQGHGGKKTNNKRAPRRSPLTAWEKALVSRLLIPTCSYLARSRSRSKSGQSIEEVSCHSMPATASNSHKSPHRYGTPDHHRAQADLREDNRPVIQTNYQVAASRSLGRTSHRSVNVAQLKAAHEKENERVAMRTRQQPQTPNGGVKALPTNPESRAATHFTERRPVIRLKSGIRQLPSQQMETELDPVPEEDALPVPNSALSPGNSRPIRTLAAAWDQIQAFQHSPEPQTITTPTTGDRAAHPETPSVNRPSAGTMDPEEASRLLAEKRREARLMREKEEAENLRRAEVERRGREELEHRRAEERARLEAEALGLIQERKRKEEEERVRAEEERSLKAKHEAAVLEKQREQEEAHAREKAEQQRLEREKHFQKEEEQRQERKKRLELIMRRTRKPSAEDKEPVLNGNSTEEPHPKENTKPVRKSNSCLEEVINLGVVTGTKPSKLGLNEVEENMVPVVAFKERRYRSLRTLTGMEEIQAHQRAEVI
- the LOC105015382 gene encoding ensconsin isoform X3; the encoded protein is MPCSVPSTSMAVIQAKKPRETPSKGNAPQEDRKSLCTRDNQDNQKDCRAGRQGEKGTEERSSNSEKRRAVVYSPASIKSTLISTNRTSHGNPTAPGGPQALKVDDRLRLAKERREEHEKQLVSRELGWLAREERARRLYEQKLEERKRRLQEQREKEEKRRTALQRREEQIKQLVSRERGRLAREERAMRHYEQLLEERKKRLQEQREKEARRRTAVEEKRKLRMKEETERYELVMKKTLEQSHRPKQRLSQGHGGKKTNNKRAPRRSPLTAWEKALVSRLLIPTCSYLARSRSRSKSGQSIEEVVHVCPRSVSCHSMPATASNSHKSPHRYGTPDHHRAQADLREDNRPVIQTNYQVAASRSLGRTSHRSVNVAQLKAAHEKENERVAMRTRQQPQTPNGGVKALPTNPESRAATHFTERRPVIRLKSGIRQLPSQQMETELDPVPEEDALPVPNSALSPGNSRPIRTLAAAWDQIQAFQHSPEPQTITTPTTGDRAAHPETPSVNRPSAGTMDPEEASRLLAEKRREARLMREKEEAENLRRAEVERRGREELEHRRAEERARLEAEALGLIQERKRKEEEERVRAEEERSLKAKHEAAVLEKQREQEEAHAREKAEQQRLEREKHFQKEEEQRQERKKRLELIMRRTRKPSAEDKEPVLNGNSTEEPHPKENTKPVRKSNSCLEEVINLGVVTGTKPSKLGLNEVEENMVPVVAFKERRSLRTLTGMEEIQAHQRAEVI
- the LOC105015382 gene encoding ensconsin isoform X1, whose protein sequence is MPCSVPSTSMAVIQAKKPRETPSKGNAPQEDRKSLCTRDNQDNQKDCRAGRQGEKGTEERSSNSEKRRAVVYSPASIKSTLISTNRTSHGNPTAPGGPQALKVDDRLRLAKERREEHEKQLVSRELGWLAREERARRLYEQKLEERKRRLQEQREKEEKRRTALQRREEQIKQLVSRERGRLAREERAMRHYEQLLEERKKRLQEQREKEARRRTAVEEKRKLRMKEETERYELVMKKTLEQSHRPKQRLSQGHGGKKTNNKRAPRRSPLTAWEKALVSRLLIPTCSYLARSRSRSKSGQSIEEVVHVCPRSVSCHSMPATASNSHKSPHRYGTPDHHRAQADLREDNRPVIQTNYQVAASRSLGRTSHRSVNVAQLKAAHEKENERVAMRTRQQPQTPNGGVKALPTNPESRAATHFTERRPVIRLKSGIRQLPSQQMETELDPVPEEDALPVPNSALSPGNSRPIRTLAAAWDQIQAFQHSPEPQTITTPTTGDRAAHPETPSVNRPSAGTMDPEEASRLLAEKRREARLMREKEEAENLRRAEVERRGREELEHRRAEERARLEAEALGLIQERKRKEEEERVRAEEERSLKAKHEAAVLEKQREQEEAHAREKAEQQRLEREKHFQKEEEQRQERKKRLELIMRRTRKPSAEDKEPVLNGNSTEEPHPKENTKPVRKSNSCLEEVINLGVVTGTKPSKLGLNEVEENMVPVVAFKERRYRSLRTLTGMEEIQAHQRAEVI
- the LOC105015382 gene encoding ensconsin isoform X2, encoding MPCSVPSTSMAVIQAKKPRETPSKGNAPQEDRKSLCTRDNQDNQKDCRAGRQGEKGTEERSSNSEKRRAVVYSPASIKSTLISTNRTSHGNPTAPGGPQALKVDDRLRLAKERREEHEKQLVSRELGWLAREERARRLYEQKLEERKRRLQEQREKEEKRRTALQRREEQIKQLVSRERGRLAREERAMRHYEQLLEERKKRLQEQREKEARRRTAVEEKRKLRMKEETERYELVMKKTLEQSHRPKQRLSQGHGGKKTNNKRAPRRSPLTAWEKALVSRLLIPTCSYLARSRSRSKSGQSIEEVVHVCPRSVSCHSMPATASNSHKSPHRYGTPDHHRAQADLREDNRPVIQTNYQVAASRSLGRTSHRSVNVAQLKAAHEKENERVAMRTRQQPQTPNGGVKALPTNPESRAATHFTERPVIRLKSGIRQLPSQQMETELDPVPEEDALPVPNSALSPGNSRPIRTLAAAWDQIQAFQHSPEPQTITTPTTGDRAAHPETPSVNRPSAGTMDPEEASRLLAEKRREARLMREKEEAENLRRAEVERRGREELEHRRAEERARLEAEALGLIQERKRKEEEERVRAEEERSLKAKHEAAVLEKQREQEEAHAREKAEQQRLEREKHFQKEEEQRQERKKRLELIMRRTRKPSAEDKEPVLNGNSTEEPHPKENTKPVRKSNSCLEEVINLGVVTGTKPSKLGLNEVEENMVPVVAFKERRYRSLRTLTGMEEIQAHQRAEVI